DNA sequence from the Chloroflexota bacterium genome:
GCAATCTGCGCGAAGCGACCTTGTTCCCGCGCGATTTGAAACGCTTGACGCCGTGATGACTTCGCCAATCGAAATTCGCGCGATCACTGCCGCGCAAGCGCGCGAACTGCGCCACGCGGTTTTGCGTCCGCATCAAAAACCGGACGAGTTGGTCTATCCCGGCGATGACGCGGCGGAAACGTTGCATGCGGGCGCGTTTCGCGCGGATGAACTGGTTGGCATCGCGACGGTGACGCGCGAAGCCGCGCCGGGCGAACACAATGCGCGCGCGTGGCGTTTGCGCGGTATGGCGACCACATCCACAGTCCGCCGGCAAGGTGTCGGGCGCGCGTTGATTGACCTGTGCGTCGCGCACATTCGCGCGTACAAAGGGGACGAGCTGTGGTGCAATGGGCGCACGTCGGCGCGCGAGTTTTACGAGGCATTGGGTTTTCGCTCAGTCGGTACCGAGTTCGATGTTCCAGTCACCGGTCCGCATTACGTGTTTCGTCGTCGGATCGAATGAGGCAAAAATAAAGCGTTCACTGGCAATATGCAAGTGAACGCTCATTGATTCGACCAGGTTTAGCGCGCGCGGTCTAGTAACTGCGACGTCTGCCGCCGCCGCCACCGCCGCGTTCCTCGCGCGGTCGCGCGATGGAGACGGTGATGCGCCGATTGTCGAGTTCGTGATCGTTGAACATCTCGATCGCTTTTTGCGCGTCGGCTTGCGTGGTCATTTCGACGAACCCAAAACCTTTGGAACGACGCGTGTCGCGGTCGAGAATAAGCGTGACTTGTTTGATTTCACCGGCTTGGCTGAACAGTTGGCGCAGATCATCTTCGGTTGTGTTGTAAGACAAATTGCCCACATACAATTTTGATTCCATTCTGGAATCTCCTTTGATTTGGATAGAATGCTGGGCACTCCATCCCAGAATTGATAGACGCGGCTGGGCGCGTTATCCAAACGACACGTTCTTTGTGTACGCTTACGTCATAAAATGTTGTTTCCCCTCCAGCAACAGCGCGTCAATTTCCGCGCTGGTCTCTATGGACGAGATGCCTGCCGCCGCCGCCCATTCCTGTTCGAGTTTCTCGCGGGCTTTGAGCAAGGTCGTCGTATCTACCTGGGTCAGTCGTTTATGCCATCCGCGCGCCGTCAAGTCGCGCACGAGTTGGCACACGATTTGCAGCGAACCTTCTTTCAACTGATTCGTCATCGCCACGCGCCGTTTGGTGTGATCATCGTCGAGCGTTGTCGGGCGGCTTTTCAGCACGCTCCGATAGCGCGCCAGATCGCGTTTGGAAGTAAGGTGGCGCAAGCCAATTGTTAGATGCGCTTCGACCGGCACCCACACCGTGCTGTGTTCCATTGTGATCTGATAATACATTCGCGCTTGGTGACCGATGAGTTCATTTTCTGCAATTGCCACAATATGCCCAACGCCGTGGACCGGATGAAAGACGGTGTCTCCTACTTGGAATTCCATACGCTACTCCTCGCGGATAAACAACAACACCGCCAGCCCATAAGAGGTCTGGCGGCATTAAACTCACCGCAATCCTATTACGTTACTGCGCTGATTATACCATAAATCGCGCTAATAAGCACATTCCTTATTTGCCATTCTGTCGCAAATTAGTAGAATAGACGCATTATGCTTTTCAACCGATCAAGAATTTTCGTTATCGCGTTCGCCGCGCTGTTCATCCTCGTCGCGTGCAACGCGCCCCAGCCCTCTGCCGACCCAGCCGATCCTCCTCCGCCGGCGATCACGCGCGTTGCGGTCGTGACCACAGCCACTCCCGCGGTGACGCCTACGCCATTTTCGACGACGATCATTGAACGATACGTCGTTCGGAATGGCGATACCTTGGGTGGCATCTCGTTACGTTACAATATCGCGGTTGAAGATTTGATGCGGCTCAACAATCTCACCGATCCGAATTCGCTCAAGATCGGTCAAGTGCTCAAGATCAAACTCGACGTGCCGCGCCTCGCGCCGAGTGAAAAATTACTACCCGATAGCGAAGTGGTCTACAGTCCGGCGTACGCGGGCTTTGATGTCGCCGCAACGGCAAATCAGTACGGGGGTTACCTCGCGGCGTACCGCGAAAAAGTCGAAGGCGATGTGCTGACCGGCGCGCAGATTATTCAACTCGTCGCAGAACGCTACAGTGTGGGACCGCGCGTGTTGCTCGCATTGCTCGAATTTCAAAGCGGCTGGGTCACCGGCTCGTCGCCCACGCAACAACAAATCACGTATCCGATGGGTCACGTGGACGCGATTCGGCAAGGTCTGTTCTTCCAAGCGAGTTGGGCGGCGAATCATCTGAACGAAGGGTACTACGGAGTCATTTCCGGACGACTGGCGGCGTACCGTTTCAAAGATCGCTCGCGTGCGCGCCTCGTGCCAACGCTCAACCCAGGAACCATCGCCGTGCAAAATCTTTTTGCGCTCGATTCGTCCTGGGAACAGTTTCAACCGCAAATCGGTCCCGATGGATTTATCGCGACGTATCGCAAACTGTTCGGCGATCCGTTCGCGCGCGCGATTGAACCGCTCGTTCCACCCGACTTGAAACAGCCGACCTGGCGTTTGCCGTGGAGCGATGGCGAACTGTGGTACTTTACCGGTGGATCGCACGGCGGCTGGGGCGATCAGTCCGCGTGGGCGGCGATTGATTTCGCGCCGCGCGACACCGCGAACAGTTGCATCGCTTCGCGGATGTGGGCGGTATCTGCCGCGCCGGGCAAGGTAGTTCGCGTCGAGAAAGGGCGCGTGATGATTTCGTTGAGCAACAATGATTTCCAAGGTGTCGGGTGGACGCTGCTGTATTTGCACATTGCGACGAATGGACGCGTGACGGCGGGCGCCACCGTCAACGCCGGCGACCGCATCGGGCATCCATCGTGTGAAGGCGGCGACTCGGAAGCGAGCCACGTTCATATGGCGCGACTCTACAACGGTCAGTGGATCGGCGTTGACGCGATGCCATTCGTGTTATCCGGTTGGAAAGCGATTGCGGGAGCACAAGAGTACGAAGGCACGATGACGCGCGGCAATGAAACGCGCGAGGCGTGCAATTGTCGCGATGATCCGAAGAATGGAATTATCGCGGACGGAAACAAATAAAGGATGAAAGATGAAGGATGAAGGATGATTGTTTCTTTTTCATTCTTCATCCTTCTGCCTTCATCCTTCGGGAGGAACGATGGAAACGACACTGGTCACAACGGCATTCGGTTTTGAAGGTTATCGTATCGCCAAACATCTCGGCGTCGTGCGCGGCATTACCGTGCGCTCGCGTAGCGTGCTTGGCAACATGGTCGGCGGAATTCAAGCGGTGTTTGGCGGCAACATTACGATCTACACCGAGTTGTGCGAACACGCGCGCGCCGAAGCGTTCGATCTGATGGTCAAGCATGCGCGCGAGATCGGCGCGAACGCGATCATCGGCATGCACTATGACGCGAACGAAGTGATGGAAGGCATCACCGAAGTGCTCGCGTACGGTACCGCCGTCGTCGTCGAGAAAAACTAGACGTGTTGCCGTTGCCACCCCTATTGCTCACATCCGAGCCGAACTCGTTCGCGCAACGCACGATGCAGCAACGCATCCCGCGCATCGTGGATGAAATCATCGCGTCGAACGACTATCCGGCGGAGATCGTCGCGCGTTTGCGCGCGTTGCGCGATGAAATCACGGATGGCGCGATTCAACTTTTGCGCGAGGACGCACCCGATATCGAATTCTGGAACGCCTCCGCGCGCGAGCACGCGGGCAAGACCTGGCTCGACGTGCCGTGGTTTTGGGCGGAAACGTTTTTCTATCGGCGCGTGCTTCAAGCCGTGAACTATTTCCAGCCCGGCGCGTTCGATCAGCGCGACCCGTTCGCCAATCAAAAGCAACGCGAACTCGATGCCGCGCTCGAACCCGTGCGCGTCGCGCTGAACCAACTGCCATCCCAGGATGCCGAGCGATTTCGTGCGTTGATGCACGCGGATTTGTGGGGCAATCGCGTAGACCTGAGTTTGTGGGGGTCGGCGGGTGTCGGCGCGGTGCGCGGGGTGCGCCAGGATGAGCGCGATAATTTGCTCGTGGACGACACGGCGCGCGTGCTCGAACATCTAACCCGCCCCCCGCTCCCTTTCAGGGAGAGGGACGGGGTGAGGGTAGATTTCATCTGCGACAATGCCGGCGCGGAATTGTTATTCGATCTCGTCTTCGCCGATTTTCTATTGACGGCGCGATTCGCGACGACGATCACGCTGCATCTCAAAGCGCAACCATTTTACGTATCGGACGCGATGATCAAGGATGTCGAGCACACGCGCGCGACGTTGGCGCAATCACCCGCGCCGGAACTGCGCGCTCTCGCGGCGCGACTCGAACAGGCGCGGGTTGAGACGCGGCTAAATTTGGCGGAGCATCCGTTCTGGACGACGTATCATTTCTTTCGCGATTTTCCCGCCGATGTACGCGCGATGCTGGGACATGCGCACCTGGTGATTTCAAAAGGCGACGCGAATTATCGGCGGCTCGTCGGCGACTATCACTGGGATCCGACAATGCCCTTTGCCGAGGCGGTAGAATACTTTCCCGCGCCGGTCGTCGCATTGCGAACACTCAAAGCCGCGTTGATCGTCGGCTTGCCACCGGGACGCGCGGAGGAATTGCGCGCGCAGGATGCCGAGTGGCTCGTCAATGGCAAACGCGGCGTGATTCAGTTCGCACCGCGCTGATCGTATCAAATAAACGAATCCAGGATTCTCCAAGGAACCTGGATTCTGGCGAAGGTTGTCAATGCAAGTGTCTCGATAAAATAACATTCTCGGAGGAGTCGTATGGCAAAAGCAAAAAGTCGCAAAGTACGCGTGGCAATCATCGGCGTGGGTAACTGCGCCAGTTCATTCGTGCAGGGCGTTCATTATTATCAAGACGCGCCGGTGGATACGCCAGTGCCCGGCTTGATGCACGTCAACCTGGCTGGGTATCACGTCGGCGATATTGAAATCGTCGCCGCGTTCGACATTGACAAGAACAAGGTCGGCAAAGACCTGGCGGACGCGATTTACACCAAGCCGAACAATACCCTCAAGTTCGCCGACGTGCCCAAGACGGGAGTCAGGGTGCATCGTGGAATGACGCACGATGGGCTGGGCAAATATCTGTCCCAGGTCATCGAAAAAGCGCCGGGTCCAACGGACGATGTGGTCGGTATTTTGAAAGCGACGAAAGCGGACGTCGTGATCAACTATTTGCCGGTCGGTTCGGAAGAAGCGACCAAGTGGTACGTCGAGCAGGTGCTCGAAGCGGGGTGCGCGTTCGTCAACTGCATTCCGGTTTTTATCGCGCGCGAAAAATATTGGCAGAAACGGTTTGAGGATCGCGGCTTGCCGGTAATCGGCGACGACATCAAATCCCAGGTCGGCGCGACGATCACGCACCGCGTGCTCACGCGCCTGTTCGCCGAGCGTGGCGTGCGCGTGGATCGCACGTTCCAACTCAATTTTGGCGGCAACACCGATTTCATGAACATGCTCGAACGCGAACGGCTCGAATCGAAAAAAATTTCCAAGACGAACGCGGTCACTTCGATGCTCGATTACCCACTCGATCCGGACAATGTGCACGTCGGTCCGAGCGATTACGTGCCCTGGCTCACCGATCGCAAGTGGGCGTACATTCGCATCGAAGGCACGACCTTTGGCGATGTGCCGCTGAACATCGAACTGAAACTTGAAGTCTGGGATTCGCCGAACAGCGCGGGCGTGGTGATTGACGCGGTGCGCTGCGCGAAAATCGCGCTCGAGCGCGGCATGAAAGGCGCGGTCGTCGCGCCGAGCGCGTACTTTATGAAGTCGCCGCCCAAGCAAATTCCCGACGACGAAGCGCACGCGTTGGTCGAGGAGTTCATTCGCAAATAGAGCGAGTAGACCTTCCAGGCGCTTGCGCGAAACCTGGAAGGTCTACGTTGAATGAGAACAAATGGTCTAGCAACACAGAGCAACGCATAGCAGGATGGGTTATCCCACAGTATCCCACACATATCCCACACGCGCTTGAGCATCGTAGAGCCACGCCGACCAACGCGTGGTTTTTTATTGCTTGAGCGTGTCCCAGCCCGGCGCGAGCGACACGAGCAACGTCAATCCCAGGATCGCGAGCGAAACAGGCAGAGTGAATTCGCTAAAAACCCAGGTTTCCCGAAGAAACCCGGATTTTTTCTTGACTTAACTTTTCTTGCGCCGCACAAGCCACGCGAAGAACGCGAACGCGCCGACGAGCGCCGGAATCCACGCCCAGCCACCTGGGTCGAACGCGCCTGAACCAACGCCGCTTGATCGAATGCGAATGACCGGTACATTCGCGGTTGAGGTTTGAATCTGCTCGTCGGTCGCGGTACGTGGATCGTAGCCGTACGCAAAGCCGGCGAATCCGCCGTTGATCAACACCTGTCGAATTACGCGTAGGCGTTGGCTATCGTCGTCCACCTGGGTCGCAACACCGCGAATCGTACCGCCCGGCATCAGTACTTCGATGTCTGGGTGCGCGAGGATGTTGCGATACCAATCGCTCACTTTTCCAAAGCCCGCGATGCAAAACACGTCGCCGTTTTCAATCGCGTAATTGACCGGCGCGTAACGTACCATGCCGGATTTTCTGCCGACCACTTTGAGCACCATGATGTATCCGCCGAACGGTGTGCCCATCCACGCGCCAAAACCCAGGCGGAACATCGGGACCATGAAGAATTTGTTGAGATACCAAAAAACTTTGCGAAGTTGATCTTCCATCGTCGCTTCCTTTTGAAAAGAGCAGGGGAGCAGGGGCGCGGTGGAGCAGTGGGGCTTGTTCTCCTCTGCACCCGCGCTCCTCTGCTCCCCTGACTTTATTCAGAGTATGCGTGTGTAAGCTAGCCCTTGTAGCACAACACCGGGTCGCGCGCGGCTTTCACATCATCCAAGCGCGTGACCGGCGCGGTGTGCGGCGCTTGCTTGACTAATTCTGGATTCGTGCGCGCTTCTTCCGCAATCTTGAGCAACGCATCCGCGAATTCGTCGAGACTCTCTTTCGATTGTGTTTCGGTTGGCTCGATCATAATGCACTCGGGCACAATCAGCGGAAAGTAGATTGTCGGCGGATAGTAGCCATAGTCTTCGATGCGCTTGGCGATGTCGAGTGTGTGGACACCGTACTGTTCGACGAATGGTGTGCCGGTGAGTACGAACTCGTGCTTGCATGGGCGATTGCCGAACGGCGCGCTGTACGTGTCCTTGAGTTTTGCCAGCAAGTAATTCGCGTTGAGCACCGCATTCTCCGCGATCTCGGCGATGTGCTCTTTGCCGAACGCGCGAATGTAGACATACGCGCGCACGAGCGCGAGGAAATTGCCGTAGAACGATTTCACGCGCCCAATAGATTTCTTCGGCATCGCGAATTCGTAGCGTTTGCCTTTCTTCACGACGATGGGACCGGGCAAGAATTGCGCGAGGTCTTGGCGAACCATCACCGCACCCGCCCCAGGTCCGCCGCCGCCGTGCGGTACGCTGAACGTCTTGTGCAAGTTACTGTGCATCACGTCAATACCCAGGTCGCCGGGACGCGCGACGCCGACAATCGCGTTCAGGTTCGCGCCATCGCCGTAGACCAAGCCGCCGGCGTCGTGCACGATCTGGCACGCCTCTTGAATGTTCTCCTCGAACAAGCCGAGCGTGTTCGGATTCGTAATCATCAAGCCGACGGTCTCGGCATCGGCAAGTTTGCGTAACTCGTCGAGATCAATATTGCCGCGCGAATCCGATTTGACGTGAACGATTTCAAACCCGGTCATTGAGCCGGTTGCCGGGTTCGTGCCGTGCGATGAATCGGGCACAAGCACCTTGCGGCGTTTCGTGTCTTTGCGCGCGAGGTGATACGCGCGGATGACGAGCACGCCGGTCAATTCTCCTTGCGCGCCGGCTGCCGGTTGCAGGGTCGCGCCGGGCAAACCGGAAATTTCGCCGAGCATTTGTTGCAGTTCATAAAGCAACTCGAGTGCGCCTTGCACATCGTCAACATTTTGATACGGATGCACCTGTGCGAACCCGCGCAGTTTGACCGCTTCCTCGTTGATCTTGGGATTGTACTTCATCGTGCACGAACCGAGCGGATAGATGCCCAGGTCAACGCAATAATTTTTCTGCGAGAGACGCGTAAAGTGGCGGACGACATCCACTTCGGACACTTCCGGCAATTTCAATTCGTCGCGAAGTAAGTGGCTGGGTAGTTCTGTGGTTGGAACATCGCATTCCGGTAGCGCAGTTCCTGTTCGACCGATCGCACCCAGTTCGTAAATGATGGGTTCGGGTTTATTGGCGACGATGCTCATTTCCGCGCTCCTTTTCGCTTGCCCTTGGCTTCGTTCAATGCCGCGACGAATTCGTCAATCTGTTCCTTCGTATTCATCTCGTTGACCGCGACGAGCATCGCGTTCCCCAGATGCGGATAATCCTTCGAGAGTTCGTATCCTCCGATAATTTTTCGCGCGCGGAGGTATTCGTTGATTTCCTTGACCGGGCGCGGGCACTCGACGACGAACTCGTTGAAGAATTCTTGCTTGAGATTGACGCGATAACCGACGAGGCGATTGATCTTGCGTGCGGCATAGTGGGCTTTGTGATAGCACAACTCGGCGACCTGGCGCAAGCCGGCTTTACCGAGCGTCGAGAGATACACGCACGCGGCGAGCGCGTTCAATGCCTGGTTCGAGCAAATATTCGACGTGGCTTTTTCGCGCCGAATGTGTTGCTCGCGCGCCTGCAGCGTCAGCACGAATCCGCGCCGACCTTTTGTGTCGGTGGTCTGTCCGACGAGACGCCCTGCCATCTTGCGTTGCAACTTTTCTTTCGTTGCGAACACGCCGAGGTAGGGTCCGCCGAACGCAATGGGATTGCCGAGCGATTGCCCTTCGGCGACGACGACATCCGCACCATACGCGGCGGGCGGTTGATACATGCCCAGCGAGATTGGATACGCGCTGACGATGAACAAGGCGCCAGCCGCGTGGACGCGCTCCGCCGCTGATTTCAGATCGCGCATCTGACCCAGGAAATCCGGATTCGCGACAATTACGCACGCGGTCTTGTCGTCGAGGTGTTGATCGAGCATTTGCTCGAACGACATGCTTGTGTCTTCATCGCCGACGATCTCGACGCCTTGCCCGGACAGGTAGGTACGAATCGTCGCGCGATATTCGGGATGCAAGGTTGGGCATACGAGGACTTTATCGCGATGCGTTTGATTGATCGCGAGAATCGCGCCTTCGGCGGCGGCGGTCGCGCCGTCATAGTGCGACGCGTTTGCCGCGTCCATGCCGGTCAACGCGCAAATCATGGACTGGTATTCGAAAATCGTTTGCAGTGTGCCTTGACTGATCTCGGCTTGGTACGGCGTGTACGCAGTGTAGAACTCGGTGCGGAAAATCAGATGCGGCACGGTCGCCGGAATAAAGTGGTTGTACGCACCCGCGCCGAGAAAGCACGCATTCTCGACGAGGTTCGCGTTCTTCAATGTGAGCCGCGCAATCTCGCGCGAGAGTTCAAGTTCCGAGAGTGCGCGCGGTAAATTCATTTTGGGATATTTGACCGATGCGGGGACGTCGCTGAACAACGCGTCAATCGAATCCACGCCAATCGTTTTGAGCATTGCCGCGCGGTCGGCATCGGTGTTCGGAATGTACTGATGAGCCATATATCCTCCATGTTTCTGAGATTAAACTGATAATTTTAGGTTCTCTGTTCTTATTGAATTTCCTCCTTGATTAGGTAAACTCGATTTCCCTTCATTGCAAGGTAGTGAAGAACGTTTGGCGTGTCGAAGTTGAGACCTCTTCCAGCGATTGGCCTGTCACATTCGCACTCTACGAATGCAATGCCGTCATAGATTGGACCTACTGTCCCATCTACCACTACGAATACCCTCTCGCCTTTTTGTGCTATGTATGCAATATGTTTGCTATCGGGACTAAAGATTAGTTCAACTACAAAATCGTATTTTCCTTCTTCAATTCTATCGATGATTGCTATCTGTTTTTTGTTATCTTCTGCCACGAATGCAATCCTTTGACTGTCGGGGCTAAAAACAAAAGAACCTACATGGTCGTACGGTCCCACTTCATCTCCATCGATGATAGCGAGTGACGAATGATTCAAACGGTTGACTGCGTACGCGAGATGATGGCTATCTGGGCTGAAAGTGATTTGACTGACACCGCGGTAATGTTTTTGTTCAATTGAATCAAGCACAACGAAATCCTGATAATTTGCTTCTGCCACATACGCAATGTGTTGACTATCGGCGCTAAAAACAATCGTGTCAACCCTATCGTAGATTTTAGTTTCCCGTCCATCTAGCACTACTGTCGACTTGAAGTTATCATCAATGTCAGCAACGTATGCTACATGTTGGCTATCAGAACTAAACCGAATACTCCCAAATTTAATAGAACGGTAAACTTTTCCTTGTTGACCATCAACGATTACGTACTCTCGACGATTTGGTGAACCGATGTCTCCTCCGATACTTTGGCGTATTGCTTTCCGTCTTCCATCTGCACTGATGACAATATCGGGATTGCTACTAATATTATCATTGGTCTCATAGGATTGTTTACCGATTACATGAGTAATGGTTCCGCTTTTGTTGTCTGACACATAGCTATAGATCACTTGCTGGCTATCAGCACTAAAACGATATATATCGTTAACAAAATCGTGAGATGGATCCTCTACCTCGTTTACAACCATCATCCATTTTTTGCCTCTGCTTGCTATGTAGGCAATGTGTTGACTGTCGGGACTAAATTTTATACTTTTGGGGAAGATGGAATCGTACGACCCGCCTTGTTTGCCTTTCCAGACTACTGCAACTTTACTGTCTACACTCACTTGGTACGCAATACTCAGATGGTCTGGAGCAACGGCGATTGCTGGACGAGAAGAACCAAAGTCAGCAAGCAACGTTTCTGTTACAAGTGATTGTCGTTGAGGAGCAGATAATTGTTCCTCACGAACAATAGGCGTGGGCGAAGCGGATATGGACGGATTGCATGCACAGAGAGAGAAGATGGCAAGAATTAGCGAGACAAAATTTCTATGGGGTAGGTACGCCATCATTTCCTCACGATATTTCGACCCAGCATGGCTCGTGCTATTGATTGTTCGCCCGATATGGGATCGCGTAACCCCTCAATCATCTAGCACGAGCCTTAGGTTTTCTCTCCGTTAGTGAATTTCTCCCGCCTCAATCTTCTTCTGATACGTCGCCGCGTCGAGCAATTTGTCCATCTCCGCGGCATTGCTGGGACGAATCTTGACGAACCAGCCCGCGCCGAGCGCGTCCTTGTTCACCGTCTCTGGCGAATCTTTGAGTGCGTCGTTGATCGCTTCCACTTTGCCACTGATGGGCGCGAATACATCGCTCGCGGCTTTGACGGACTCGACGACACCCAGGTTTTTGCCGGCAGTGAGCATCGCGCCGACCGAGGGCAATTCGACGAAGACGACATCGCCGAGTTGATCTTGCGCGTAATCCGAAATGCCGATCACGGCGAGGTCGCCTTCCAGTTTGACCCACTCGTGCGATTCAGCGTACTTGCGATCCGCCGCGTAGTTGATTTGTTTGTCGCTCATTTCGATCTCCTTGTCTAATTTCAGATTTCAGATTTCAGATTGCAGATTGGAGAATTTGCAATCTGCAATCTGAAATTCGCTATTTTGTTTTCGCCCGATTGGCATAGAACGGCGTCTTGACGACCTTGGCATGAAGCGGATTGCCGCGCACGACCACCTGCAATTCGGTGCCGATGGCGGCGAGTTCCGGCGTCACATAACCGAGCGCGAGATTTTTCTCGAATGTGGGCGAGAACATCCCGCTCGTGATATTACCAACCGTTTCGCCGTCTTTGACGATCTCGTACCCTTGCCGCGCGATGCCGCGCGCCATCATCTCGATGCCGACGAGTTTGCGGTACACGCCTTCGAGTTTGCGCTTGAGGATGCAATCGCGCCCGATGAAATCTTTGTTGAGATCGCACGCCCACGCCAACCCCGCCTCAATCGGATTCGTGTGCGAGCTGATCTCGTGCCCGTACAAAACCATCTTAGCTTCAAAGCGGAGCGAATCGCGCGCGCCCAAGCCGATCGGTTTCACGCCTTCGTCCTTGCCCGCTTCGAGAATCGCATCCCAAACATGTTTGCCGTGACTCGTCGGGACGAACAACTCGAAACCATCTTCGCCGGTGTAACCCGTGCGCGCGACGATGCCGCGCTCTTTGCCGATTCCGAATTGCCGCGCGTGATGGTACTTGATCTTCGACAGATCGAACGATTCGAGTTTTTGCAAAACCTGTTCGGCTTTCGGTCCCTGGAATGCAAGCATGTAGAATAAATCGGAAACATCGCGCAGTTGGACTTTGAATCTGGTGCGTTGAGCGGTCATCCACGCAAAATCCTTTTCCTTGTTCGACGCGTTGACGACAACCATGTACTTGGATGGCTGACTGCGTTTGTTGCTGGGCAGGTGGTAGACAAACGTGTCATCCACAATCGTGCCATCGGCGTAACACATGACGGCGTACTTGGCTTGATTCAAATCCAGTTGTGAAA
Encoded proteins:
- the gcvH gene encoding glycine cleavage system protein GcvH, with protein sequence MSDKQINYAADRKYAESHEWVKLEGDLAVIGISDYAQDQLGDVVFVELPSVGAMLTAGKNLGVVESVKAASDVFAPISGKVEAINDALKDSPETVNKDALGAGWFVKIRPSNAAEMDKLLDAATYQKKIEAGEIH
- the gcvT gene encoding glycine cleavage system aminomethyltransferase GcvT, yielding MTLKRTPLFDTHVALGARMVEFGGWEMPVQYTGILDEHRAVRTAAGLFDIDHMGQIEVTGRDALAFAQHLLSSDISQLDLNQAKYAVMCYADGTIVDDTFVYHLPSNKRSQPSKYMVVVNASNKEKDFAWMTAQRTRFKVQLRDVSDLFYMLAFQGPKAEQVLQKLESFDLSKIKYHHARQFGIGKERGIVARTGYTGEDGFELFVPTSHGKHVWDAILEAGKDEGVKPIGLGARDSLRFEAKMVLYGHEISSHTNPIEAGLAWACDLNKDFIGRDCILKRKLEGVYRKLVGIEMMARGIARQGYEIVKDGETVGNITSGMFSPTFEKNLALGYVTPELAAIGTELQVVVRGNPLHAKVVKTPFYANRAKTK
- a CDS encoding PD40 domain-containing protein translates to MAYLPHRNFVSLILAIFSLCACNPSISASPTPIVREEQLSAPQRQSLVTETLLADFGSSRPAIAVAPDHLSIAYQVSVDSKVAVVWKGKQGGSYDSIFPKSIKFSPDSQHIAYIASRGKKWMMVVNEVEDPSHDFVNDIYRFSADSQQVIYSYVSDNKSGTITHVIGKQSYETNDNISSNPDIVISADGRRKAIRQSIGGDIGSPNRREYVIVDGQQGKVYRSIKFGSIRFSSDSQHVAYVADIDDNFKSTVVLDGRETKIYDRVDTIVFSADSQHIAYVAEANYQDFVVLDSIEQKHYRGVSQITFSPDSHHLAYAVNRLNHSSLAIIDGDEVGPYDHVGSFVFSPDSQRIAFVAEDNKKQIAIIDRIEEGKYDFVVELIFSPDSKHIAYIAQKGERVFVVVDGTVGPIYDGIAFVECECDRPIAGRGLNFDTPNVLHYLAMKGNRVYLIKEEIQ